The DNA sequence CTTCGGGATCGTGCACCGGGATGAACATGGTGGAGACAACAACGCTCATGGCAGGCAACGCTACGAGGAGATCCGCACCGGGGCTTCTCCGATCCTGACCGATCGGCCGCCATGCGGGTGACGGCTACCGAGTCGGTCGGAGGTGGTGCATCGCCACACACGGTGGGACGGCCTCGAGATCACGGTGATCGAGCCGCTTGTACGCGGATGGGCTCATCCCCACGATCTCGGAGAACCGAGCGCTGAACGAACCCAGCGACGTACACCCAACAGCGAAGCAGGCGTCAGTGACCGAACTGCCCGACCTGAGCAGGGCCTGGGCGCGTTCGATCCTGCGGGTCATCAGATAGCTGTAGGGCGTTTCGGAGTAGGCGTCGCGGAACCGCCGCGAGAAATGGCCAGCCGACATGAACGCAGCCTCGGCCATCGCCGGAACGTCGAGCGGCTGCATGTAGTGCTGGTCGATGAAGTCTCGGGCTCGTCGCAGGCTCGCCAACTCGGCGAGCCGATCGGGCGTCATCCCTCGACCGTAGCGACAAGCCCGCCGGGCAACGAGCGGGGGTGTTCGCATCGGTCAGGATCAGAGAAGTGGGTCCTCCCACGCGCTCTCTACCGTCGACCTCGAATGACGTCACCTCGGAGGAGCACATGAGAAGACTCGGGATCGCGCTCACGTCGGTACTGGCGGCTGCCACGCTGTTCTCGGCGGCGGGCAAACTGGCCGGCCTGGACGAAGTCGAAGAGCTTCTCGACGACGTCGGCGTCCACGGTGTCCTGCGAGACGCTCTGCCGTTTATCCAGATTGCTGGC is a window from the Acidimicrobiales bacterium genome containing:
- a CDS encoding helix-turn-helix transcriptional regulator, translated to MTPDRLAELASLRRARDFIDQHYMQPLDVPAMAEAAFMSAGHFSRRFRDAYSETPYSYLMTRRIERAQALLRSGSSVTDACFAVGCTSLGSFSARFSEIVGMSPSAYKRLDHRDLEAVPPCVAMHHLRPTR
- a CDS encoding DoxX family protein, with product MFASVRIREVGPPTRSLPSTSNDVTSEEHMRRLGIALTSVLAAATLFSAAGKLAGLDEVEELLDDVGVHGVLRDALPFIQIAGATGAIAGLIRWPRLGIAATIGLFAYYAGAVLFHLREDADGYGIAAGYAILALVATGIRTHTTVNRSEREIESGSGSA